The sequence below is a genomic window from Clostridiales bacterium.
CGCGATATCGCGGCCATAGGCATTACCAATCAGCGCGAAACCGTCATCGTTTGGGACAAACACAGCGGCAAACCCGTCCACAACGCTATCGTATGGCAATGCAGGCGCACCGCCGATATGATGGAGCGCATGGCCAAAGACGGCCTAAAGGATTTTATCCATTCCAAAACGGGTCTAATGCTGGACGCGTATTTTTCGGCGTCCAAGATAAAGTGGATTTTGGACAATGTTGCGGGCGCAAAACAAGCCGCCCGCCAAGGCAAGCTGTTGTTTGGCACTGTGGACGCCTACCTTATATGGCGGTTAAGCGGCGGCAAAGTTCACGCCACAGACTACACCAACGCAAGCCGCACTATGCTTTTTAATATCCATACGCTTAGCTGGGACGACGAGCTTTTGGAGCTTTTTGGTATCCCAAAAGAGATGTTGCCCCAAGTTTATCCTTCGGGATATTTAATGGGATATGCCGACCCTGAGATTATGGGCGCCAAAATCCCAATTTCTTGCGCCGTGGGCGATCAGCAAGCGGCAATGTTCGGGCATTTGTGCGTCCAAAAAGGCGACATAAAAAACACTTACGGCACGGGCTGTTTTTTGTTGCTTAACACGAAAGATTTGCCCTTAAAATCCAAACACGGCCTTATCACCACATTATTGGCGGGCTTGAGCGACAAACCCGATTACGCGTTGGAAGGCAGCGTGTTTACGGGCGGCGCGGTCATCCAATGGCTAAGGGACGGTTTGGGCATAATAAAAACCTCGCCCCAAAGCCAAGAATTAGCCCAAAAGGTCGCCGATACAAACGGCGTTTATCTCGTGCCCGCTTTTACGGGCCTTGGCGCGCC
It includes:
- the glpK gene encoding glycerol kinase GlpK; this encodes RDIAAIGITNQRETVIVWDKHSGKPVHNAIVWQCRRTADMMERMAKDGLKDFIHSKTGLMLDAYFSASKIKWILDNVAGAKQAARQGKLLFGTVDAYLIWRLSGGKVHATDYTNASRTMLFNIHTLSWDDELLELFGIPKEMLPQVYPSGYLMGYADPEIMGAKIPISCAVGDQQAAMFGHLCVQKGDIKNTYGTGCFLLLNTKDLPLKSKHGLITTLLAGLSDKPDYALEGSVFTGGAVIQWLRDGLGIIKTSPQSQELAQKVADTNGVYLVPAFTGLGAPYWDADARGIIVGITRGVQKEHIVRAALESIAYQSMDVLRACEQDLGAPIKRLAVDGGACANDFLMQFQADIANVEVARPKNLESTAQGAAYLAGLAVKYWQDLDEIKQNAEYDVFYPKIDDNKRQALIDGWKKAVLKSRS